The Symphalangus syndactylus isolate Jambi chromosome 6, NHGRI_mSymSyn1-v2.1_pri, whole genome shotgun sequence genome contains the following window.
CTAGGGCTCTTTGCCCTCATCCTCTCTGGCAAATGCAGTTACAGCCCGGAGCCCGACCAGCGGAGGACGTGAGTTGACTTAGCACAGACCGTCCCCTTCCCCATACCCTGTTTTGCCTCCCACTGTCCCGGTCCTAGCTTCTCTCACCCCCATGCCAGCTCCTAGTATGCACTCCATAGCTTCATCTCTAGGTTCCTAGGCTCAGCCCCCTATCATTCACCTCATGTGATCTGTATCTGCTCCTAGGATCCTACCCAAGGTCTCAGCTCCTAATCTGGAACCTTCCATGACCAATATTTTCCATCTCCACCCTAACCAAAGCCatgtccctgacccctgaccctaCAGGCTGCCCCCAGGCTGGGTGTCCCTGGGCCGTGCGGACCCTGAGGAAGAGCTGAGTCTCACCTTTGCCTTGAGACAGCAGAATGTGGAAAGACTCTCGGAGCTGGTGCAGGCTGTGTCGGATCCCAGCTCTTCTCAATACGGTGCCTTTTGGGACTGAGGACAGGATGTGGGATGCAGTGGAGGGACACAGGGCTGGGTTGGGCATGGGATGGTGATCATGTCAGGGCCTTCCAAGACATTTGTGTTCCTCAGGCTAGAAACCTAAAAGGGGATGTGGTTCAGCATACAGGCTTTATGATCAAATATGAACTCAAATTCTgactctgctacttactagctaCCAGGCATCTAGTACAACTTAAGTTCCTTCCCCTACCCTCAAATCCATTCTAATTTCCTCTTTTGTTCACATACTAAGGCTGCCAGTTCTAACTCCCAAAGAGCCTTTGGATTAGTCTACTTATTGCTGTCCTTTGTTACTACCAACTCAGTTATTTATTCCCATTCCTGGACTACTGCCCAGCTCCCCAACTGATCTGCAgtctcctccctccaccccacccctcacTGTACTCCCCTACTCTGCTTCAAAACAGTCTCTCCAACAGTCAAAATGGATTGGTTCCTTCTCCTGGTTAAAGTCCTTCACAGCAGGGGGAGTGTGCGCATGTGAACTGCAGAGGCTGGGGACGGGGCAGTGTGACACTAGTGTGCATGGCAGGAAACAGTGACTCACCATCGTGTTAAGCTTAAAATCAACAAGTATGCAAATTTGAGCTAGACTGGATAACTGGTGCCAAAAGATTTGAAAACATTTACTGGACATAAgcttaaaattaaaatggattaaccTCATTCATTTTCATGATCATGGCAATACATGCTCTGGTGCGACATTTGCAACTTACTGGCCTTTAGGGTAAATCCATATTCTTGGCCATGGCATTTCAAGTCTCTCCAGCCTTTTCTTCCTCTGCTCCCCAAGTACACCCTACACATACACGCACAGCCCTCCTTTACCCTGTTCCAGGCTTTGGGAAGTCCTGATGTCTCATAGTTGAggtctaaaaaggggagtttGGGAAAGCAATGAATGAGGGCAAGTGCCTCTTCTGAATCCCTGCAGGAAAATACCTGACCCTAGAGAATGTGGCTGATCTGGTGAGGCCATCCCCACTGACCCTCCACACAGTGCAAAAATGGCTTTTGGCAGCCGGAGCCCAGAAGTGCCATTCTGTGATCACACAGGACTTTCTGACTTGCTGGCTGAGCATCCGGTGAGAGGAAATGATTGCTCCATGGAGGGCACCAGTCATCCCATCAGTGAGATGGATGGGAGGGAGTTGAGAGCTTGCTGGGGCTTGCAGGTGGGAGCTAATGCATGGGGAGACAGTGACTGACTGCCCAGGGATGCTCAGAGGTAGCTTCTTCTGTTCCGTTTTGAGCTTTCTGACCTCTGTTCTCTGACCTCTAGACAAGCAGAGCTGCTGCTCCCTGGGGCTGAGTTTCATCACTATGTGGGAGGACCTACAGAGACCCATGTTGTAAGGTCCCCACATCCCTACCAGCTTCCACAGGCCTTGGCCCCCCATGTGGACTTTGGTAACACCTATGGGGTGAATGGGGGTTGGGGCACACAGATCCAGGGGCTGAGGAAGTTTAGATGCCATTGGggactgggggtggggtgagTTGTAAGGTGGGCATTACAGTCTATAAGATCTCCTCAAGCCTGACTTCTCCCTACAGTGGGGGGACTGCACCGTTTTCCCCCAACATCGTCCCTGAGGCAACGTCCTGAGCCGCAGGTGACAGGGACTGTAGGCCTGCATCTGGGGGTGACCCCCTCTGTGATCCGTAAGCGATATAACTTGACCTCACAAGACGTGGGCTCTGGCACCAGCAACAACAGCCAAGCCTGTGCCCAGGTGAGCCAAGCAAAGAGCCCCAGGGTCCTCATAGCCTCCGCACAGTGTCCTCAGTTCCTTACCACCCTGGGACTCACCCTCGGACCCACGATCTCTGCTCTGACTCCCTCCATAGTTCCTGGAGCAGTATTTCCATGACTCAGACCTGGCTCAGTTCATGCGCCTCTTCGGTGGCAACTTTGCACATCAGGCATCAGTAGCCCGTGTGGTTGGACAACAGGGCCGGGGCCGGGCCGGGATTGAGGCCAGTCTAGATGTGCAGTACCTGATGAGTGCTGGTGCCAACATCTCCACCTGGGTCTACAGTAGCCCTGGTACTACCAAGAGGACTGGACAGTGGGGAAGGGGGTGGGAGATGGGTGTTGATCCCTGCTCCCTCAAGGGAATGCTATAAGCTGGAGAGAGATCCTGACAACCCCCAGTGACTATCTTTGTGCccatccctcaaaaaaaaaaaaaatccaggccggCATGAGGGACAGGAGCCCTtcctgcagtggctcatgctgctCAGTAATGAGTCAGCCCTGCCACATGTGCATACTGTGAGCTATGGAGATGATGAGGACTCCCTCAGCAGCGCCTACATCCAGCGGGTCAACACTGAGCTCATGAAGGCTGCTGCTCGGGGTCTCACCCTGCTCTTCGCCTCAGGTGACCTCCTACCCTAAACTTAGACAACCTTACACCTCTGCAACCTGGGAGCTTTGACTCCACAGTGATCCCTGAGCCTGGTCTCTGACTCATAATCTGAACTCAGACCTTCCAGTAGGGATCACTGACCTGACCTCTACACTCTGACCTCCTACAGTAACAGCTGACATGTAAATTTCCTCTCTGACATCTGAACCCACATACTAAGCCCTAACCAATTAATATGAATGCTACACTTGGTCTCTCTCAGGTGACAGTGGGGCCGGGTGTTGGTCTGTCTCTGGAAGACACCAGTTCCGCCCTACCTTCCCTGCCTCCAGGTAAGTACTCTAGCCTACCACTCAGGTATAACCACCACCTTTCACTTGTGATCTCATGATGTAGAACCTTTGTCTTGACCCCACCATGTGCTCCTGTGGTTCAGCCTTAAGCTTTGCCTGCCCTGGTTGCTGTACTCCTGTCTCTTCTTCCTGTAGGTCCCAGGCCCCAAATCTCTTGTGTGGGATACAGCTCCCATTGTTCCTTTTCCTCAGTCCCCAGGCATTTTAGTGGAAGATTTGGTGGGTGTTCTGTAGAGAAAAGTGTGCACAGTCACCTTGGGCCATGCCTTGAAGGCTCAAAATCTCTTAGTCAATCCCATATACATGCTTCCCCACAGAGTCTCGTTCCTCCAGCAAGACCTGGGCTATACTCACCCTCCCCACATATCTTGGAGGTCCCCTTGGGTCCCCTACTATCTGAATGCTGTCTTCTCCCCTCAGCCCCTATGTCACCACAGTGGGAGGCACATCCTTCCAGGAACCTTTCCTCATCACAAATGAAATTGTTGACTATATCAGTGGTGGTGGCTTCAGCAATGTGTTCCCACGGCCTTCATACCAGGTACATGTGTTTGTGTGGATGGATGCAGGGTAAGAGTGAGGATGGGGGATCCTCAGCTCAGCTGACTGCTGGGCAGGCCACATGCCAATACTCACTCAAAAATGCCTTTCAGGAGGAAGCTGTAACCAAGTTCTTGAGCTCTAGCCCCCACCTGCCACCATCCAGTTACTTCAATGCCAGTGGCCGTGCCTACCCAGATGTGGCTGCACTTTCTGATGGCTACTGGGTGGTCAGCAACAGCGTGCCCATTCCTTGGGTGTCTGGAACCTCGGTGAGAATCAGCCCATCTCCAAACTCTCACTCAGAAACTACCCTTACCCCCTAACACCTTGAGCACCTTGTACCTAGAACCCCTGACTCCTTAGAGATGTCTGATACTTTAAAGCATCACTCCCAAAAAGTCCAGTCACTCAGAACCCCTGACCTCTACTTGCACCTTCACTCTTGCAGGCCTCTACTCCAGTGTTTGGGGGGCTCCTATCCTTGATCAATGAGCACAGGATCCTTAGTGGCCGCCCCCCTCTTGGCTTTCTCAACCCAAGGCTCTATCAGCAGCATGGGGCAGGACTCTTTGATGTAAGTATGGAAGGGACGGGTGTGGACATTTTCATACAACTATGGGGAGTGCTAAGGGGGACTTGGGGGCAGTTAGGGTGGTGTGGAATAGCCTCTGAAATGTGAATATAGGGTGAGTAAGTATACTCTTTAAGTACTGATACTAGCAGGCCCAGATCTGATGCCAGCCTCCTCCCTAGGTAACCCGTGGCTG
Protein-coding sequences here:
- the TPP1 gene encoding tripeptidyl-peptidase 1 → MTADLRKGRMGLQACLLGLFALILSGKCSYSPEPDQRRTLPPGWVSLGRADPEEELSLTFALRQQNVERLSELVQAVSDPSSSQYGKYLTLENVADLVRPSPLTLHTVQKWLLAAGAQKCHSVITQDFLTCWLSIRQAELLLPGAEFHHYVGGPTETHVVRSPHPYQLPQALAPHVDFVGGLHRFPPTSSLRQRPEPQVTGTVGLHLGVTPSVIRKRYNLTSQDVGSGTSNNSQACAQFLEQYFHDSDLAQFMRLFGGNFAHQASVARVVGQQGRGRAGIEASLDVQYLMSAGANISTWVYSSPGRHEGQEPFLQWLMLLSNESALPHVHTVSYGDDEDSLSSAYIQRVNTELMKAAARGLTLLFASGDSGAGCWSVSGRHQFRPTFPASSPYVTTVGGTSFQEPFLITNEIVDYISGGGFSNVFPRPSYQEEAVTKFLSSSPHLPPSSYFNASGRAYPDVAALSDGYWVVSNSVPIPWVSGTSASTPVFGGLLSLINEHRILSGRPPLGFLNPRLYQQHGAGLFDVTRGCHESCLDEEVEGQGFCSGPGWDPVTGWGTPNFPALLKTLLNP